The proteins below are encoded in one region of Labeo rohita strain BAU-BD-2019 chromosome 15, IGBB_LRoh.1.0, whole genome shotgun sequence:
- the folr gene encoding folate receptor translates to MDILLSRLVLFLVLLIVLPSSDSAVDKLNMCMDGKHQISEPRPEGQLYKQCSPWKENACCTANTTEEAHGDNSYLYNFNWNHCGIMSKKCKEHFIQDTCFYECSPHLGPWIQPASESWRKERILDVPLCLEDCQTWYDDCKADFTCKENWHKGWDWSSGTNRCPANSHCSPWTEIFPSAQDMCEKIWSNSYKYTTLTKDSGRCMQMWFTGSNPNKKVAEYYLNGAETVAIATGLHVIVLLMMLLH, encoded by the exons ATGGACATTTTACTTTCAAG GCTGGTGTTGTTTCTGGTGTTGCTGATAGTGCTGCCATCCAGCGACTCTGCTGTAGACAAACTCAACATGTGTATGGATGGAAAACACCAGATATCAGAGCCCAGACCGGAGGGACAGCTGTATAAGCAG TGTTCTCCGTGGAAGGAAAATGCCTGTTGCACAGCGAACACCACAGAAGAAGCTCATGGGGATAATTCATACCTGTACAACTTCAACTGGAATCACTGCGGCATTATGAGCAAGAAATGTAAGGAGCACTTTATTCAGGACACGTGTTTCTATGAGTGCTCACCGCACCTGGGGCCCTGGATTCAGCCG GCGAGCGAGTCGTGGCGTAAGGAGCGAATCCTGGACGTGCCGCTGTGTCTGGAGGACTGCCAGACCTGGTATGATGACTGTAAGGCTGATTTCACCTGTAAAGAGAACTGGCACAAGGGCTGGGATTGGAGCTCAG gcaCCAATCGCTGTCCCGCTAATTCTCACTGCAGCCCTTGGACTGAGATCTTCCCGAGCGCTCAAGACATGTGTGAGAAGATCTGGTCAAACTCATACAAATACACGACGCTCACCAAAGACAGCGGCCGCTGCATGCAGATGTGGTTCACGGGTTCGAACCCCAACAAGAAGGTGGCTGAGTACTATCTGAACGGCGCGGAGACGGTCGCCATAGCAACAGGCCTGCATGTGATTGTGCTGCTCATGATGCTGCTGCACTGA